The genomic segment ATCACGACCCCGTCGCCGATCCACGCCGACGAGTCGCGTGTGAACACCGCGTTGGGCAGCGGCGGGACCAACAGCTCGAACGGCTGGTGGACGCTTGCCACGAGGCTGTCCCGGTCGGCCTGAACCGAGACCTCCTCGAGCGTGACCCCGCCGATCAGGTGGCGGACGAGCTGGTCTGGCGGCAGGTCCAGGAGGTAGCCACGGACCCGTGCGGCCAGCGCCGGACCGCACGTCATGTCGGTGACGTGCGCGGCGACGACCTGCCGGGCCAGCTCCGAATCGGCCAGCACCTCAGCCAGCAGCTCACCGAGGACCAGCACCTCCGCCCCGGCCTGGCGGAGGATCGAGGTGAACTGCCGGTGCTCGTCGCGGGCCCGGTCGACCCAGATCAGCTCGTCGAAGAGCAGCTCGTCCATGCTGTCGGGTGTGACCCGGGCGAGCTCGAGGTCGGGGCGGTGCACGAGAACCGACCGCAGGCGTCCCACCTCGGAACGGATCCCGACGGTGGTCACCGGATCACCCCAGCGGCAGCGCCTGGCCGACGTCCCCACCGAGGCCCCACGTCTCCACAGGTGCACGGTGCGGGCCGGCCGACCGGATCGTCTCCTCGACCTCGACCAGGACCGTGTCGGAGACGGCCGCCGCGCCGCCGGCCACGACCGCGTGGACCAGGGCGTCGGCGCGTTCCTCCAGCCAGGCCCGAGTCGCCGACCCGTGCGCCAGTGTGCCGGTGGGAACCAGAAGGAACGCCGCGTCGCGCTGGTCGGCGGCGGCACCGGCCCCCAGAGCATCCGGCCAGTTGTCGCCGGTGGCCAGCACCACCTCGAGCCCCTTGCTGTAGGAGTTGGGATCGGCGGGCGCTTCCGCCCAGCGGCGGAGCAGGTCGTCCGCCGCGAGCTGGGCGGTGTGGTACCGGGTCACCCCCGCGAAACGCTCCAGGGTGGCGCCACCGGCGACGCGGACGGCCTCGGCGACGACCTGGTCGGTGACCGCTTTGCGCCCACCGAACACGGTGACGGTCTTGGCCCACGCGCCGGGCTCGGCGCGGTCGCCGGCGGGGCGGTGGCTCAGCGCCCGGCGGGTGGGCTCGGGCAGGCTGTCTTGCTGGACGAGCAGGACGGGCAGGTCCTCGGCGGCGCCGAACGCCCCGGCGGCCAACGCGTCCGGGAAGGCGCGGCTGGGCTGCGAGTGGTCGCCGAGCGCGAGGAGGACCTCCGAAGGCTTCTCGCGCTTGACGATCTCCCAGGCCACCTGGCCGGCGGTGTGGTACCGGGTGGGGCCGGCGAGCCGCCGGACCGCGCCCACGTCGGTGCGTTGATCGAGATCGGTTTCGATCTGCTTCGACAGGCGCGCCTCGCCGCCCACCAGCCACGCGGTCGTGGCACCCAGACGCTTGATCTCCTGCACCACCGACGGGTCGAGCGTGTCACGGCCGGTCAGCAGCACCGGGGCGCCGACCGACCCCGCCAGCGGCGAGGCGACCAGCGCGTCGGCGTAGACCTCCGCCGAGGCGATCACGACGTGCCCGGTGATCGGGAAGCCTGCCTGCACCCGTTGGGGGTGGTCGAACGCCCACCGCGACAGCGCCACGGCCGTACCGATGCGTTCGGAGGCGGAGCGCCGCTCGACCGCCGGGCTCACGGCGAAGGTCGTATCGATCGGGGTGGCGTCGGCGGTGGACAGCCGGGCGGTGTAGGTGCCGGGCGCGACCTCACGGCCGGTCGAGTCGCGCAGGTCCCAGGCCAGCTCGACGCTGCTCCCAGCCCCGCGGGTGGCGCGGACCGGCCGGCCGTTCGCGTCGCGGATCGCGAGCTCCCACCCGCCCGACGGCGACACGGTGACGTCCCACCGTGGGCGTTCTCCGATGACCGGCTGTTCCTCGCGGGCGCGTGGCCCGCCGTACAGCTTGGGTGCCCCGCTGGCGGCGACGTCCGCCGGCAGCTGCCCGCTGACGTACTGGTAGAGGTACCCGCCAGGACAATCGGTCGTCCCCGTGTCGCGGTGGCCGAGGATGGTGGGGAGCGTCACCACCCGGTCCTCGGGGACCTTGTTCGTCGCGCCGCCGCCGGAGATCTCCGTCGTGTCGCCTTGCGGGTCGACGTGGTGCAGATCCAGCTTCCACGCCAGCAGGCGGGCCAAAGCGGCCTTCAGCGCGTCGGGCGGGGGCGTCTCCGCGAAGTTGCCGACGGTGGCCACGCCGAACGACCCGGCGTTGAAGCCCGACGCGTGCGCGCCGATCACCGGCTCGGTCAAGCCCCCGGCACGTCCCTCGTAGATCGTCCCGTACCGGTCGACCAGGGCGTTGTACCCGATGTCGTCCCAGCCGCGGACGTCACGGTGGTACAGGCAGAACGACAGGATCTGCGCCGGCCCCTGCGACGCGCTGTAGCTGTTGGTGGACGCGGTGTGGTGCACGTAGGCGAGGCGCACGTCGCCGGCGTACCCGGGCGGGGACTTCGGCGTGCACTGGTCGCGTGGGTCCCACGAGCGGCGGGGGACGATGGTGGGTTCGGTCGGTGCGGCCACGGCCGCGCCGGGGCGGGCCCGCAGCTCCGGGGGGAGCCAGTCGATCCCGTCGCCGCCCCGCATCTCCACGGCGTGCAGGGTGACCGCGTCGGGTGCGGTGTCGGCCACCCGCAGCTGCAGCGCGTCAGCCTTCCCGACCCACACCGGGTCGGTCGCGGTGCGCACTTCGCGTGCAGCCTCAGCCGTCCCCGGATCGGGTGCGTGCTCGTCGTGCGGGAGGTGCAGGTCGCCCCACTCCTCCCAGCGCTCACCGCGCCGGACGCGCAGGTGCACCTCCACCTCCGGGTCGCCGCCCCAGTCGGCGCCGACCAGGACCGTGTCGCCGGCCGCGACCGGGCGCGACACGACCCAGCGGTTCTCGCCCGCGGCGGGAACAGGCCGCTCCCAGGCGGTCACCTGGAAGGCGCGGGCCGCTGCCTGCGGCGGCTGGCTGATCGCCGACGGGGCCGGCAGCCACACCAGCAGCGGGGCGACGACGGCCAGGAGGACGACCAGGCGGCGGGTCGGACGCACGGTGCCTCCACAAGGGAAGGAACAGCAGCCTACGGATGGCTCGCGACCGTACAGGAGTCACAGCACCGTCGCGAGCAGATCAGACTGCCACGTCCTCGGGGAGGACGGCGTCGGGCTGCTCGCCACCGGTGGCTCCCAGCTGCCCGGTGGGTTCGAACCAGCGGCCGTCGGGCGGGAGGGTCTCCAGCGTGATCCGCGGCAGCGGCTGGGCGAACAGGCCTGCGATGTCTTCGAGGTCGATGAACGCCAACCGATCGCTGGACGACAGCCCGCCGGCGTACTCGGCGAACCCGAGCACGGTCACGTCCAGCCCGTCGGCGGCGATCTCCTCGAGCGGCTCGAGGAAGTTGCGCGCATCGTTGGATCCGACGTACACGGCGGCGAGATCCCCCTCGGCGCGGCGGCGTTGGACGTGGTCGAGCATGTCGCGATCGACGTCGCTGTCGCCGACCTTGGGCTTGGCGAAGACCCGGAACCCTTCCTCCAGCAACCACATCACCCACCCGCGCATGGGTCCGGCCACGTGCGGCGCGACGTTCACGAAGATGCAGGCCTCCGCCTCGTCGTGCGGGCCGGCCCGGTCCACGAGCCAACGGCCGAGCACGTCCAGGTCCGGGCGTTCCCGTGCCGTCGGCTTCCCATCGATGATGTTGGCCAGGGTCATGTCGACGTTCGGGGCGTCCCACACCAGCAGGTGACGACCCATGTTCCCCTCCGATCCGCCGGGTCATCGTAGGCTCGCCCCCCAGCCAACGACGGAGCGCCCGTGGACGGGATCGTGGATCCCGCGGTCGAGGACTACCTGCGCCAGCTGGTCGCCGTCGACGACCCCGTCGTGGATGAGCTGGAGCGACACGCCCGCGAGCGGGACTTCCCCATCGTCGGCCCCACCGTCGGGCGGTTCCTGCAGCTGCAGGCCCGCGCGGTCGATGCCCGGCGGGTGTTCGAGCTCGGCTCGGGATTCGGGTACTCGGCGTACTGGTTCGCGCAGGCGGTCGGTGCGCACGGAGAGGTGGTGTGCACCGACCTCGACCCGTCCAACGCCGAGGCGGCCGAGCGCTTCCTGGCGCCGGCCGGGCTGTGGGACCGGGTCCGGTTCGAGGTCGGTGACGCGCTCGACGTCCTGGAGGCCACCGAGGGGGCGTTCGACGTGATCTTCTGCGAT from the Actinomycetota bacterium genome contains:
- a CDS encoding cell wall-binding repeat-containing protein; protein product: MRPTRRLVVLLAVVAPLLVWLPAPSAISQPPQAAARAFQVTAWERPVPAAGENRWVVSRPVAAGDTVLVGADWGGDPEVEVHLRVRRGERWEEWGDLHLPHDEHAPDPGTAEAAREVRTATDPVWVGKADALQLRVADTAPDAVTLHAVEMRGGDGIDWLPPELRARPGAAVAAPTEPTIVPRRSWDPRDQCTPKSPPGYAGDVRLAYVHHTASTNSYSASQGPAQILSFCLYHRDVRGWDDIGYNALVDRYGTIYEGRAGGLTEPVIGAHASGFNAGSFGVATVGNFAETPPPDALKAALARLLAWKLDLHHVDPQGDTTEISGGGATNKVPEDRVVTLPTILGHRDTGTTDCPGGYLYQYVSGQLPADVAASGAPKLYGGPRAREEQPVIGERPRWDVTVSPSGGWELAIRDANGRPVRATRGAGSSVELAWDLRDSTGREVAPGTYTARLSTADATPIDTTFAVSPAVERRSASERIGTAVALSRWAFDHPQRVQAGFPITGHVVIASAEVYADALVASPLAGSVGAPVLLTGRDTLDPSVVQEIKRLGATTAWLVGGEARLSKQIETDLDQRTDVGAVRRLAGPTRYHTAGQVAWEIVKREKPSEVLLALGDHSQPSRAFPDALAAGAFGAAEDLPVLLVQQDSLPEPTRRALSHRPAGDRAEPGAWAKTVTVFGGRKAVTDQVVAEAVRVAGGATLERFAGVTRYHTAQLAADDLLRRWAEAPADPNSYSKGLEVVLATGDNWPDALGAGAAADQRDAAFLLVPTGTLAHGSATRAWLEERADALVHAVVAGGAAAVSDTVLVEVEETIRSAGPHRAPVETWGLGGDVGQALPLG
- a CDS encoding O-methyltransferase, translated to MDGIVDPAVEDYLRQLVAVDDPVVDELERHARERDFPIVGPTVGRFLQLQARAVDARRVFELGSGFGYSAYWFAQAVGAHGEVVCTDLDPSNAEAAERFLAPAGLWDRVRFEVGDALDVLEATEGAFDVIFCDADKDRYPDHWRAAAERIRVGGVYLCDNTLWFGRAATGEPTPGRPGWTEAIREHNRLVADDRRFVSSLVPLRDGVVVALRVA